The genomic stretch ATAATGTTTGGTAATATATGGATAAAAAGCTTGCGGAAGTTACTAGCTCCAATAGCTGAAGCTGCCTGAATGTATTCCCTAGATTTATGACGCATAACTTCACCGCGAACTAAACGACAGGTTTCTGTCCATTCTGCTACGATTAATGCTGCATAAATGCTGCCCATGCCTTTCCCCATCATAAAAGCAACAACCATCAGTAAAATCATAGTAGGAACAGCAGCAATAACTGTATATAACCAAACCACAATTTCGTCTACTATCCCACCAAAGTAACCAGCTAAAACACCAAATACAACCCCAATGGTAATCGAAAAAACTGCTACTACAAATCCAACACTCATGGCCACTTCGCATCCATGTATCACTTTGGAAAAAACACTTCTACCTAAAATATCTGTTCCAAATACATTACACAAGTTAGGGATTTCATGAGAAGCACCTACTTCTTCATTCCAGTTATGTGCCAACCAGCCCATTT from Cardinium endosymbiont of Culicoides punctatus encodes the following:
- a CDS encoding ABC transporter permease, whose product is MSDTINQSFLKKVFAILVRKKTTLFCLLILSGYVLVAIFTKMGWLAHNWNEEVGASHEIPNLCNVFGTDILGRSVFSKVIHGCEVAMSVGFVVAVFSITIGVVFGVLAGYFGGIVDEIVVWLYTVIAAVPTMILLMVVAFMMGKGMGSIYAALIVAEWTETCRLVRGEVMRHKSREYIQAASAIGASNFRKLFIHILPNIMPLIIYQFSLVFQAAIKYEVILSYLGLGVQNKPSWGIMISDAKTELLRGIWWELFFATMAMFLLVLVFNIIADALRDALDPKLKGR